A genomic stretch from Acropora palmata chromosome 13, jaAcrPala1.3, whole genome shotgun sequence includes:
- the LOC141863143 gene encoding uncharacterized protein LOC141863143, with translation MRPLVRYWLVQAFRIAVYLDDGLGVCPSFADCFSQSLAVKSDLFRVGFVVNTQKSIWAPVQSLRGLGYHWDLKDNLLTVPEDKIDKLLVSFDNALSQSSLPAWQLASVTGSIISNMLVFHNVCKLMTKSLHRALDRREGWESRVGLDHAARKELEFWKSSVSHLNSRCFADAIRRPSRIVYSDASAVGCAAFVAIDMPISYKNWDSLQIKQSSTWRELHCVSFVLKSLAHLLSGCFVKWFTDSQAVSLIVHSGSRNEHLHQLVVDIFHRAKENNIEIEVEWIPRSLNEKADYLSKIIDFDDWTVKDCFFHAVNSYWGPCSVDCFASCKNHKIPRFYSKFCNPGSLGVDSLAFNWAGETCSWCHLFH, from the coding sequence ATGAGGCCCTTAGTGCGTTACTGGCTCGTTCAGGCTTTCAGAATAGCTGTATATTTGGATGACGGTTTAGGTGTGTGCCCTTCTTTCGCCGACTGTTTCTCCCAGTCCTTAGCAGTAAAATCGGATTTGTTCCGTGTTGGTTTTGTGGTGAACACCCAGAAAAGCATCTGGGCTCCAGTGCAGTCTCTTCGTGGGTTGGGCTATCACTGGGATTTAAAGGACAATTTGCTGACTGTGCCTGAGGACAAAATTGACAAGTTGCTCGTGAGTTTCGATAACGCACTTTCTCAGAGTAGTCTACCTGCCTGGCAGCTGGCTTCGGTCACGGGTAGTATTATTTCAAATATGCTCGTTTTTCATAATGTGTGCAAACTTATGACTAAGAGTCTTCACAGAGCTCTCGACCGTAGAGAAGGGTGGGAGAGTCGAGTTGGTTTGGATCATGCTGCTCGTAAGGAGCTAGAGTTTTGGAAGAGTAGTGTTTCTCACCTCAATTCCAGGTGTTTTGCAGACGCAATTCGCAGACCATCTCGTATTGTTTATTCGGACGCTAGCGCTGTTGGATGCGCTGCTTTCGTTGCTATTGACATGCCTATTTCGTACAAAAACTGGGATTCTTTGCAGATTAAACAGAGTTCCACGTGGAGAGAGCTCCACTGTGTTAGTTTTGTATTAAAGAGCCTTGCACATCTTCTCTCAGGTTGCTTTGTAAAGTGGTTTACTGACAGCCAAGCTGTTTCTTTGATTGTCCATTCTGGTAGTAGGAACGAGCATTTGCATCAACTCGTGGTTGATATTTTTCATAGggccaaagaaaacaatatcgAAATCGAGGTTGAGTGGATACCTCGCTCATTAAATGAGAAGGCAGATTACTTGAGCAAGATTATTGACTTTGATGACTGGACAGTTAAggattgtttttttcatgCGGTCAACTCTTATTGGGGTCCCTGTTCAGTAGATTGtttcgctagttgcaaaaacCACAAGATTCCCCGATTTTATTCAAAGTTCTGTAATCCCGGTTCTTTGGGCGTGGATTCCCTAGCGTTTAATTGGGCGGGAGAAACCTGCAGTTGGTGCCACCTGTTTCATTAG